The sequence CATTACTTCCAGCACTGGTCGCTTCCAGGTCCACAATGGCATATTTCCGTTTCTGTCTTGTCATAATACTTAAAATTATATCACGTTTGAGCAAGCTCTGCAGATTTTTTTCTCCTTTGAGGCTGACTTAAATCCAGTTATTTTCTTTGCAATTTGATACACTATTCTAGAAAGGAGTCCTTATGAAAATCTATCGTACTGTTAATCCTATAGCTTATGAAAACACCTACTACCTTGAAAATGGACACTCCCTCATTCTTGTCGATCCAGGTAGCGACTGGGCGGCTATTCAGAAACAAATTGATCGCATCGGTAAACCAATCGTAGCAATTCTTTTAACCCATACACATTACGATCATATTATGAGTCTTGAAAAGGTTCGTCAGACCTATCATTTCCCACCTGTTTATGTCCATTCAGCAGAAGCCAGTTGGTTGTCTTCTCCTGTCGATAATTTATCTGGTTTAGATCGTCATGCAGATTTAGAAGATGTTGTATGTAAGGAGGCAGACTTCCTTTATGACATTCGCTCTGATTACCAAATAGCCGATTTCCACTTTTATGTTCTGGAGACACCAGGCCACTCTGCAGGAGGGGTCTCTATCGTCTTTCCTGAGGATCACCTGATTCTATCCGGTGACGCCCTTTTTCGCGAAACCATTGGACGGACCGATCTTCCAACAGGGAACGCAGCACAGTTACTTAGCAGTATTAGAGAAGAACTCTTTACCCTTCCATCTTCCTACACTGTCTATCCCGGTCATGGCTCTGAAACTTCTATTGGTCACGAGAAGATGTTCAATCCCTTTTTTAGACAATCCTAAAGAGTTCTGTATCATCCTTCTTGTAATAATTAAAGTATACAAAAAAGCAAGTGCGAACTTGCTTTTTAATTATATCTTAAGAAAACGTCTCATAGAGATTGAAGAACCAATCGCCCCGATCAAAATTCCTAATCCAAAGAGGCCACCCACCATAATCGGTACCAAGACATGTGGACTATAGAGATACAAGTTTTGATCTGCCAAGTTATTGTTCATTGATGTATAGACAACATTATAAACATAAAAAACCAAAACTGAAGGAACTAAGGCTCCCAAGAGACCAATCCAAGCACCTTCTAAAAGGAATGGGGCACGAATATAGCCATTTTTTGCTCCTACCAGTCGCATAATCTTAATCTCACGACTACGTGAAATGATGGTAATCCGAATGGTATTCGAAATCAAGAAAACTGCGATGAAGATCAATAAAGCTACACCGATCAATCCCCAGTTTCGGATAAAGGTTCCAAGAGCAAACAAGCGTTGGGTATCTACCCCACCATCTTTAACCTCAGAAACTCCCTCAATTTTTTTGGCATCAGCCGAAACTTGCTTTACATATTTAGGAGCTGTTGTTTCTACATAATAAGCATCGTAGAGAGGATTGGCATCTCCATCAAAAATCTTCCAGTTGTTCCCAGCCGTTTTGATCAGTTTATCGTACTGTTCTTCCTTGCTAGAAAAATCAACCTTATCAACATGTTTCATGGCTGTCAGAGCATCGTAGACCTTATGGTAGTTTTCATTGGTCACGGTTTGACCGTCTTTTTCAATCTGCTCGCTCTGATCTTGAATATCTTTGCGCATGTATACTACAACCCGCACACTATTTTGAATATCATCTGAAAGCTTGATAGTATTGGCAATAACTGAGGCGAAAATAGCAACCAAACTAAGGGTAATCATGACTGAGCTGACCGCTGCAATCGTCATCCAACCATTTCGTTTCAAGCTTTTAAGCGACTCGATTAAGTGTCGGAAAAATCTTCTAATCATCGTATCCGTACTCTCCTTCCGCTTCATCACGCACTACACGACCATTTTCAATCGCGATGACACGGTGACGTAAAGTATTTACAATTTGACTATTGTGGGTCGCCATCAATACTGTAGTCCCTTGCAAATTAATTCGCTCCAAAAGATTCATGATTTCCCATGAATTATCTGGGTCCAAGTTACCCGTTGGCTCATCCGCAATCAAGACTTTCGGATTATTGACGATAGCTCGCGCAATCGCAATCCGTTGTTGCTCCCCACCGGACAATTCATTCGGGAATGAGCGGACCTTGTGTTTCAACCCAACAAGATCCAAAACTTCCATAACGCGCTTTTTAATATTGCGACGACGCTCTCCAATAACTTGCATAGCATAGGCAATATTTTCATAAACAGTCTTCTTTGGCAGTAATTTATAATCTTGGAAAACCACTCCCACATTGCGTCGCAACATTGGAACATCACGTTTTTTGATTTTATCCAAATCAAAATCAGCAACTTTCAGTGTTCCTTTATCGTGTTTTACTTCACGGTATAAAAGTCGAATAAAGGTCGACTTTCCTGCACCAGAAGGTCCTACAATGTAGGCAAATTCTCCTGGTTCAATACGAACAGATACTCCCCGAAGAGCTGTTGTCCCGTTGTCGTATTTTTTGACAACATCTTTCATTTCAATCATTGACATGTAATGAAATTCCTTTCATTCTTTTCTGGGTTATTCCATGTAGATTACTGGAGACGCCATTTAAGGTAGGCATCGATAAAGCCATCGATATCTCCATCCATCACCTTGTCCACCTGCGCTACTTCGTAGTTGGTCCGGTGATCCTTAACCATGGTGTATGGGGTAAAAACATAGGAGCGGATTTGACTTCCCCAGGTGATCTCTTTTTTATCCCCTTTTAGAGAATCCACTTCTGCTGCTTTTTTCTCTTGCTCTAATTGATAGAGTTTGGCCTGAAGCATCTTCATTGCTCGATCACGGTTTCCGTACTGAGTCCTGTCCACAGTAGAAGCAACAACAATCCCTGTCGGAATGTGGGTCAAGCGCACCCCTGTAGAAACCTTATTGACGTTTTGTCCACCAGCTCCACCAGAGCGGAAGGTGTCCATTTTAATATCATCGTCTCGAACTTCAACCTCAATCGTATCATCCAATTCTGGCATAACTTCAACGGATGTAAAGGAGGTATGACGACGTTTAGCGGAGTCAAATGGAGAGATCCGAACCAAACGGTGAACGCCCATTTCAGATTTAAGAAGGCCGTATGCATGAGGCCCTTCAAAAGATAAGGTCACAGACTTGATTCCAGCCTCATCTCCAGCCTGATAGTCCAAGACTTCAACCTTGAAGCCATGAGCATTTCCAAAACGAGTATACATCCGAAGGAGCATATCACCCCAGTCCTGAGCTTCTGTTCCTCCTGAACCTGGGTGGATTTCTAGGATGGCATTATTATTGTCATAGGGTTCAGACAATAGCAAGGTCATCTCATAGCTGGTCATACGTTTATCCAGCTCCTCCAACTTCTCGATCAATTCTTCTTTGACCGAATCGTCTTCTGCCAAAAAGTCCAGTAAGATTTCTGACTCATCAAAGAGATCCACCATTTGATGGAAATTTTCATAGGTCTGCTTGAGTTCATTTAATTCTTGAGATGTTTTTTGCGCAGCAATGTTATCATCCCAAAAATCAGGTTCTGTCATTTTATTTTCTAAAATGGCAATTTCTTCTTCCAACGCCTCTAAGTCAAAGAGACCCCCTGAAAGAAGCTAATTTTTCACGATTTGCGTCAATTTTTTGACGAATTTCTGAAATGTCCATAAGTACCTCTTTCTATGTATCTAGTCTATTATATCATAACCTTCACTATTTGCCCACCTTCCAATATTAGATCTGCTGGTTGACCACTGCCAATCCAGCTGATTTTCAGTATTTTTCTATTCATTTGTAACCTAATTGTTAGAAAAAAAGATGCTCTTATGCTAGACTGGTAGCATGACAACAGTAGCTTTTATGTCCGATTTACATATTGATTCGAACAACTTCGGCGAAGATGAATTAGAGACCCTGATCACTCTTTTCCAGCAACATAACATTCAACATCTCCATATAGCAGGAGATATTGCTAATGGCTTTGGAGAAACCTCACAAAAATTTTTAGCCCAACTCCAATGTCAGCTTCCTGTGACTTTTAGCTTAGGAAATCATGATATGCTGGGCCTATCAGAAGAAGCCATAAGACCTTTTGAATTTCAAAAGATTCCTTTTTCAAAGCATACACTCCTTGCCTTTTCTGGCTGGTATGACTACAGCTTTGTTCCTACTCTCTCTCCCCAAAAACATCTCCAAACCAAAAAACTGTTTTGGTTTGATAGACGCCTCCAACGAATGGGAGCTGATCCAGCCATTACCAAAAATCTTTTGCAAGAGCTGGAACAAGAGCTCATGCGTGTAAATCAACCCTTAATTATCGCCATGCACTTTGTTCCTCACAGTCAGTTTCTCCTGCATCACCCTTATTTTGAACGCTTTAATGCTTTTTTAGGGAGCCAAGCCTTTCACGAGCTTTTTAGACAATATCCTGTCAAAGATGTCATTTTTGGTCATAGCCACCGCCGAATTCCAACGACAACTATTGACACCATCACCTATCATGCAAGACCTTTAGGCTATGTCAGAGAATGGGAGCTCTGCAAACAATTTTTTGAAGATTTCCCCGAATTTGATTTTTCAAAGCGCTATGATCCCTACAAACGCTATCGCAGAATTAAAGACCTTCCTGAATTTAAAGCCTACAAAAAGAAAAAACTTAAACATGAATTTTCTCAAGCTATGATCATATTAAAATTATAAAAATAGGACGGCACTATTCTCATTTCAAAAAAGTAACCACTTTAGTTCTGAAATGAGAAACCTTACAGTAAGTATCTTAATAATCAGTTCTTTTCCTTATTGGTTTCTCAATATCCACTCTTACCTCAAGGAATATGCCCAGTCTATTTTGCCCGCAAAAAAAAGCCATCCAAAGATGACTTTTTTTATGTTTAAATGGCGTTTTTATCTTTTCCAAGTGCACGTTGAACGGCTTTGACAATCTCAACGAGAACAACAATCAAAAGCGAACCAATCATAACAGCTAACCATTGTGTCAAGCTTAAATGAGACACATGGAAGAGTTTGTTAAATCCAGGGACAATGATGGTCGCCATCAAGAGAACAAAGGCAACTGGAATCGACCAGTTAAAGGTCTTGTTCTTGAAGAGTCCCACTTTAAAGATGGATTGGTAGACCGATTTGACGTTAAAGGCATGGAGCAATTGGATCAAACCAAGAGTTGCAAATGCCATGGTCAAAGCGTCTGCATGGATTTCTGCACGAGTCGCATGTTCTGGAGAGAGTAAGGCCCAGCCATAAACACCAAGAACGAGCATGGTTTGGAAGACACCTTGATAAAGAATGGCTCCGAAGACTCCACCGTCAAAGAAGTTAGATTTACGTCCACGAGGTTTGTGGGTCATAACACCTGGCTCAGCTGGTTCCACACCAAGAGCGATGGCTGGAAGAGTATCGGTTACCAAGTTGATCCAGAGAAGATGTACTGGTTGAAGAACATCCCATCCAAAGAGGGTTGCAAAGAAGATGGTGAAGACCTCAGCCATATTGGCAGACAAGAGGTACTGGATAGATTTTTGGATATTTGAGAAGACCTTACGTCCTTCTTCTACCGCTACGATAATGGTTGCAAAGTTATCATCTGCAAGGACCATATCTGAAGCCCCCTTAGAAACCTCTGTACCTGTAATCCCCATACCAATACCAATGTCAGCTGTCTTAAGTGATGGTGCATCGTTGACTCCATCCCCTGTCATGGCAACAACTTTTCCTTCATTTTGCCAAGCTTTCACGATACGAACCTTGTGTTCAGGTGATACACGCGCATAGACAGAGTATTGTTTGAAGACTTTTTGGAATTCTTCGTCAGAGAGTTCATTCAACTCAGCCCCTGTGAAGACATGGTCTTCTGTATCATTTGGATCGATGATTCCAAGACGTTTGGCAATAGCTTCTGCTGTATCTTGGTGGTCACCCGTGATCATGATAGGACGGATACCTGCTTCCTTAGCAACACGAACCGCTTCTGCTGCTTCTGGACGTTCAGGGTCAATCATACCGACCAAACCAGAGAAGATCAGGTCAGACTCAACGATTTCAGATTCCAAGGTTGGGATTTCGTTGCTTGTCTTATAAGCCATCATCAAGACACGAAGGGCTTGTTTGGCCAAGTCTTTGTTGGTAGCAAGGATAGCTTTCTTATCTTCATCCGTAATAGGACGAACTTCCCCATTGACTTCAATACGCGTCACACGTTTGAGCAATTGGTCAGGAGCCCCCTTGACAGCGATAAAGTATGAACCGTCAGCTTCCTTATGGATCGTAGACATAAGCTTACGGTCAGAGTCAAATGGCAATTCAGCTACACGTGGCTCATCCTTCAAGGCTTCACGAACATCAAAATTGTGGTCTAAACCAAATTGTACCAAAGCAGTCTCTGTTGGGTCCCCAATCAACTTACCAGATGGATCCACTTTGGTATCATTGGCAAAGTTCATGATGCGAAGTGTATTGTTGCTTGCTCCAATTTCGGTTGCTGCACTCTGTAATTGACCGTTGGTATACACTTTTTCAACCGTCATTTGGTTCATGGTCAAAGTACCTGTTTTATCAGATGCGATGATTTCTGTTGAACCAAGTGTTTCAACGGCTGGCAATTTACGAACAATCGAATTGCGTTTGGCAAGGGTTGTTGTTCCCAAAGAGAGAACGATGGTTACAATGGCAGGAAGACCTTCTGGAATCGCCGCAACCGCAAGGGCTACCGCAACCATCAAACCTTCTAATGGATGTTCCCCACGAACGAATACACCAACTAGGAAAGTGATAATCGCAATCACAACGATTAAGTAAGTCAAGGCTTTAGAGAGTTGTTCCAAGCTTTGCTTCAATGGTGTTTCCGTTTCATCGGCATTGGCCAACATATCTGCAATCTTACCAACTTCTGTATACATACCTGTGTTGGTCACAACCCCAGTACCACGACCATAGGTTACGTTCGAGTTTTGGTACCCCATATTGACACGGTCTCCGATACCAGCATCTGCCTCAACAAGGCCAGTCACATCTTTTTCAACTGGAACCGATTCCCCTGTAAGAGCTGCTTCTTCGATTTTAAGAGAGGCTGCTTCTAACAAGCGCATATCAGCAGGAACCACATCGCCAGCTTCCAGAAGAACGATATCACCCGGGACCAATTCTTTGGAATCAATTTCAATCACGTGACCATCACGGCGGACACGCGCTAATGGACTAGACATGTTTTTCAGTGCTTCGATAGCTGCTTCTGCTTGTCCTTCTTGGTAGACACCAAAGGCTGCGTTCAAAACAACAACGGCTAAAATGATCATGGCATCTGTAAGGCCGTCCATTCCTTCTGTAATCACAGAGAGAGCTGCGGCGATCAGCAAGATGATAATCATCAAATCTTTAAACTGATCGATAAACTTAGACAAGAGGCTACGTTTTTCACCCTCGTCCAGTTCATTATGACCATAAGTCGCTAAACGTTCTTGAGCTTGAGCAGTTGACAAGCCTTCGATTGAAGAGTCCAATTCCTTTAGAACTTCTTCTTTACTCTGTGTATAAAACAAAGCTTTATTTTGTTCTTTTGACAAAATAGTTTCCTCCTTATAACTTTCTACTAGGTCTCTTTTGCACAAAAAAGAGACCTGTTTGAAAAAACAAGTCTCGCCGTTTAATATAGTGCCGGAAATAATTTCGTAATGACGACACTATCGCGGAAATCCGCCAGCTACTCCCTTGAGTGCTTTTATTATACCATTTTTATAGAATAAAGCAAGCAAGACCTCTAATAATTGATGAGGCCTACTCTTCCCATTCAACCAATAATTGGTAATTGGCAAATTCCTGCTCTCCATCGAGAGTTAACAAGCGATAAGAGAGCTGCAAATTCCCTTCCTCTAATTGAAAGAGGTCTGTTGTAATCAAAAATTGCTGAATGCCCATTGGAGTTGGGATGATTGCCCCACCATCTTCATTTTTGTAGAAACGCATGATGGATTTAGGAGTTGAGAATCGTGTCATGATCAATTCATCGTTTGAAAATTTCAAAGCAACCTTTTCATCTTCTTCATTGGTATACAAGAGATATTGAAAACCTGCTTTTTCCTTCCATTCTCCTTGATAGTACTGATCAACGATTTCCATTTCTTCTCCAAATCGAATGGTATTTTGAATTCGAATCTGCATCTTTGTCTCCTTCTTATCTTTCCTTACTTAACTATTTTATCAAATTTTACGTATTTTGACTGCCTCCATTAGCCTCTAGATCGCAAAATAGGCTTTTTTTTGCTATAATAGACCCATGAATGAAAAAGTCTTTCGCGATCCCGTGCATGATTACGTTCATGTGGATCATCCCATCATTTATCAATTAATAAATAGTAAAGAATTTCAACGACTACGCCGCATCAAACAACTAGGGACATCTGGATTTACCTTCCACGGTGGGGAGCATAGTCGTTTTTCTCACTGTCTTGGTGCCTATGAAATTTCAAGACGCATTCTGTCTATTTTTGAGGAAAAATATGCAGAACAATGGAATTCTGATGAAAACTTACTGACCATGACAGCCGCTCTTCTTCATGACATTGGACATGGTGCCTATTCCCATACCTTCGAAGGACTCTTTGGGACCGATCATGAAAAAATGACTCAGCTGATCATCACCAGTCCAGAGACGGAGGTCAATCAGATCCTCTTACAGGTAGCACCTGATTTCCCAAATCGTGTAGCCAGCGTCATTGATCATACCTACCCCAATAAACAAGTGGTGCAATTGATTTCTAGTCAAATTGATGTGGACCGGATGGATTATTTGCTACGA comes from Streptococcus parasanguinis ATCC 15912 and encodes:
- a CDS encoding YwiB family protein, which encodes MQIRIQNTIRFGEEMEIVDQYYQGEWKEKAGFQYLLYTNEEDEKVALKFSNDELIMTRFSTPKSIMRFYKNEDGGAIIPTPMGIQQFLITTDLFQLEEGNLQLSYRLLTLDGEQEFANYQLLVEWEE
- the prfB gene encoding peptide chain release factor 2 (programmed frameshift) — its product is MDISEIRQKIDANREKLASFRGSLDLEALEEEIAILENKMTEPDFWDDNIAAQKTSQELNELKQTYENFHQMVDLFDESEILLDFLAEDDSVKEELIEKLEELDKRMTSYEMTLLLSEPYDNNNAILEIHPGSGGTEAQDWGDMLLRMYTRFGNAHGFKVEVLDYQAGDEAGIKSVTLSFEGPHAYGLLKSEMGVHRLVRISPFDSAKRRHTSFTSVEVMPELDDTIEVEVRDDDIKMDTFRSGGAGGQNVNKVSTGVRLTHIPTGIVVASTVDRTQYGNRDRAMKMLQAKLYQLEQEKKAAEVDSLKGDKKEITWGSQIRSYVFTPYTMVKDHRTNYEVAQVDKVMDGDIDGFIDAYLKWRLQ
- a CDS encoding cation-translocating P-type ATPase, whose product is MSKEQNKALFYTQSKEEVLKELDSSIEGLSTAQAQERLATYGHNELDEGEKRSLLSKFIDQFKDLMIIILLIAAALSVITEGMDGLTDAMIILAVVVLNAAFGVYQEGQAEAAIEALKNMSSPLARVRRDGHVIEIDSKELVPGDIVLLEAGDVVPADMRLLEAASLKIEEAALTGESVPVEKDVTGLVEADAGIGDRVNMGYQNSNVTYGRGTGVVTNTGMYTEVGKIADMLANADETETPLKQSLEQLSKALTYLIVVIAIITFLVGVFVRGEHPLEGLMVAVALAVAAIPEGLPAIVTIVLSLGTTTLAKRNSIVRKLPAVETLGSTEIIASDKTGTLTMNQMTVEKVYTNGQLQSAATEIGASNNTLRIMNFANDTKVDPSGKLIGDPTETALVQFGLDHNFDVREALKDEPRVAELPFDSDRKLMSTIHKEADGSYFIAVKGAPDQLLKRVTRIEVNGEVRPITDEDKKAILATNKDLAKQALRVLMMAYKTSNEIPTLESEIVESDLIFSGLVGMIDPERPEAAEAVRVAKEAGIRPIMITGDHQDTAEAIAKRLGIIDPNDTEDHVFTGAELNELSDEEFQKVFKQYSVYARVSPEHKVRIVKAWQNEGKVVAMTGDGVNDAPSLKTADIGIGMGITGTEVSKGASDMVLADDNFATIIVAVEEGRKVFSNIQKSIQYLLSANMAEVFTIFFATLFGWDVLQPVHLLWINLVTDTLPAIALGVEPAEPGVMTHKPRGRKSNFFDGGVFGAILYQGVFQTMLVLGVYGWALLSPEHATRAEIHADALTMAFATLGLIQLLHAFNVKSVYQSIFKVGLFKNKTFNWSIPVAFVLLMATIIVPGFNKLFHVSHLSLTQWLAVMIGSLLIVVLVEIVKAVQRALGKDKNAI
- the ftsX gene encoding permease-like cell division protein FtsX, which translates into the protein MIRRFFRHLIESLKSLKRNGWMTIAAVSSVMITLSLVAIFASVIANTIKLSDDIQNSVRVVVYMRKDIQDQSEQIEKDGQTVTNENYHKVYDALTAMKHVDKVDFSSKEEQYDKLIKTAGNNWKIFDGDANPLYDAYYVETTAPKYVKQVSADAKKIEGVSEVKDGGVDTQRLFALGTFIRNWGLIGVALLIFIAVFLISNTIRITIISRSREIKIMRLVGAKNGYIRAPFLLEGAWIGLLGALVPSVLVFYVYNVVYTSMNNNLADQNLYLYSPHVLVPIMVGGLFGLGILIGAIGSSISMRRFLKI
- a CDS encoding MBL fold metallo-hydrolase, whose product is MKIYRTVNPIAYENTYYLENGHSLILVDPGSDWAAIQKQIDRIGKPIVAILLTHTHYDHIMSLEKVRQTYHFPPVYVHSAEASWLSSPVDNLSGLDRHADLEDVVCKEADFLYDIRSDYQIADFHFYVLETPGHSAGGVSIVFPEDHLILSGDALFRETIGRTDLPTGNAAQLLSSIREELFTLPSSYTVYPGHGSETSIGHEKMFNPFFRQS
- a CDS encoding metallophosphoesterase; the protein is MTTVAFMSDLHIDSNNFGEDELETLITLFQQHNIQHLHIAGDIANGFGETSQKFLAQLQCQLPVTFSLGNHDMLGLSEEAIRPFEFQKIPFSKHTLLAFSGWYDYSFVPTLSPQKHLQTKKLFWFDRRLQRMGADPAITKNLLQELEQELMRVNQPLIIAMHFVPHSQFLLHHPYFERFNAFLGSQAFHELFRQYPVKDVIFGHSHRRIPTTTIDTITYHARPLGYVREWELCKQFFEDFPEFDFSKRYDPYKRYRRIKDLPEFKAYKKKKLKHEFSQAMIILKL
- the ftsE gene encoding cell division ATP-binding protein FtsE, which encodes MSMIEMKDVVKKYDNGTTALRGVSVRIEPGEFAYIVGPSGAGKSTFIRLLYREVKHDKGTLKVADFDLDKIKKRDVPMLRRNVGVVFQDYKLLPKKTVYENIAYAMQVIGERRRNIKKRVMEVLDLVGLKHKVRSFPNELSGGEQQRIAIARAIVNNPKVLIADEPTGNLDPDNSWEIMNLLERINLQGTTVLMATHNSQIVNTLRHRVIAIENGRVVRDEAEGEYGYDD